From one Triticum aestivum cultivar Chinese Spring chromosome 4B, IWGSC CS RefSeq v2.1, whole genome shotgun sequence genomic stretch:
- the LOC123093953 gene encoding protein SMAX1-LIKE 3 → MACAKRRRPCEHRRPVSSSGCQPSKAKSGAGRLATFGGTEPDKTTASFPPWLRRFKDKTPNRLTYSGTSLQANAACRLRKFTELTATNLKILCAALELRVPWHGSIVPGISSTVLRCRSGVTRTKPSGTSSSTWLFFLGRDGGGKMAVARELARLVFGSYAEFTALQVQGNADIPTHGSKLALKRPRSTETSNDGNLRARLFKAVGENPHRVILIDGVD, encoded by the exons ATGGCGTGCGCGAAACGGCGGCGGCCGTGCGAACACAGAAGGCCGGTGTCATCTAG TGGGTGTCAACCTAGCAAAGCAAAATCAGGAGCAGGGCGACTGGCCACCTTTGGCGGCACCGAGCCGGACAAAACGACGGCAAGCTTTCCTCCGTGGCTCCGCCGCTTCAAAGATAAAACTCCCAACAGATTAACCTACAGCGGCACCAGTCTTCAAGCAAAC GCTGCTTGCCGCCTGCGGAAGTTCACGGAGCTCACCGCAACAAATCTCAAGATCCTCTGTGCCGCGCTCGAGCTGCGTGTTCCGTGGCACGGGAGCATCGTCCCCGGCATATCGAGCACGGTGCTCCGGTGCCGATCCGGCGTGACGAGGACTAAGCCGTCTGGCACGTCGTCGTCGACCTGGCTGTTCTTCCTAGGAAGGGATGGTGGCGGCAAGATGGCGGTTGCTCGGGAGCTCGCGAGGCTCGTGTTTGGCTCCTACGCCGAGTTCACCGCCTTGCAGGTGCAGGGTAACGCCGACATTCCCACACACGGCAGCAAGCTTGCCCTCAAGAGGCCGAGATCAACGGAAACCAGCAACGACGGCAACCTCAGGGCCAGGCTCTTCAAAGCGGTCGGGGAGAACCCTCACCGCGTTATATTGATCGACGGCGTCGACTGA